One Kineococcus radiotolerans SRS30216 = ATCC BAA-149 DNA window includes the following coding sequences:
- a CDS encoding DUF5691 domain-containing protein — MTTPDAADAGPAPVDVAPVDTAPVGTGGTAGGAGWNALVGAALLGTDRRPAELTALPGPVAAALSGVRTATGGADAATTLLDAAALLTTYRRAGRAPLPGRAPLPPAPSSGEHPVPAAAAVRLGSLLARLDPATRGGGGSGRADHLLRTWLHLAEEAGCTVPPPRLPALLDLAVRRTDVAAALAPVLGARGWWLAALREDWNAAVGPHRVPAQRDGQEQAAPGPTAQEPPAREPSSTWEHGTSAERRAWLGRLRHGDPAAARAVLLASAWRSERAEDRVAFVAVLADGLADEDEELLERARADRSLDVRRDAERLLARLPAAAWTQQVRRAATAAVHLERRRLRRTLVVTLPDPADPALPTVSTGNAPAGVGPGTWALQHLVALTPPAAWEEALGESAEQLAALPVDGGLGPELHGAWVQATVLHRDARWARALLAAGRRAEHDTTLLSVLPAAERVTAVAGLVAAATRTGTGDDGTSGRVGAAVASCPAPWPQPLADAVLGWLLGAARRSRWVTHDLLERAAHALPATAAGADALRTAIDALPADTPWRAALSDVADTVAERHQMLEELR; from the coding sequence GTGACGACACCCGACGCCGCTGACGCCGGCCCCGCTCCCGTCGACGTCGCTCCCGTCGACACCGCTCCCGTCGGCACCGGCGGAACCGCCGGCGGAGCGGGCTGGAACGCGCTCGTGGGGGCCGCTCTACTGGGCACCGACCGCCGCCCCGCCGAGCTCACCGCGCTGCCCGGCCCCGTCGCCGCGGCGCTGTCGGGGGTGCGGACCGCGACGGGCGGAGCGGACGCCGCGACCACCCTGCTCGACGCCGCCGCCCTGCTGACGACCTACCGCCGCGCCGGGCGTGCCCCGCTGCCCGGGCGCGCTCCCCTCCCCCCGGCGCCGAGCAGCGGTGAGCACCCGGTGCCGGCGGCCGCCGCCGTCCGCCTGGGCTCGCTGCTGGCCCGGCTGGACCCGGCCACCCGCGGCGGTGGTGGCAGCGGTCGAGCGGATCACCTGCTGCGGACGTGGCTGCACCTGGCGGAGGAGGCCGGCTGCACCGTCCCGCCACCGCGGTTGCCCGCCCTGCTGGACCTGGCCGTGCGGCGCACCGACGTCGCCGCGGCCCTGGCCCCCGTGCTCGGTGCGCGCGGCTGGTGGCTGGCCGCGCTGCGCGAGGACTGGAACGCCGCTGTCGGCCCCCACCGCGTCCCCGCTCAGCGCGACGGGCAGGAACAGGCCGCACCCGGACCGACGGCACAGGAACCGCCCGCACGGGAACCGAGCAGCACCTGGGAGCACGGCACCAGCGCCGAGCGCCGCGCCTGGTTGGGGCGGCTGCGCCACGGGGATCCGGCGGCGGCCCGCGCCGTGCTCCTGGCCTCGGCGTGGCGTTCGGAACGGGCGGAGGACCGCGTGGCCTTCGTCGCGGTGCTGGCCGACGGTCTCGCGGACGAGGACGAGGAGCTCCTCGAACGTGCCCGCGCCGACCGCAGCCTGGACGTGCGCCGCGACGCCGAACGGCTGCTCGCGCGGCTGCCGGCGGCGGCGTGGACCCAGCAGGTGCGCCGAGCCGCCACCGCCGCCGTGCACCTGGAGCGGCGCCGGCTGCGACGCACCCTCGTCGTCACCCTGCCCGACCCCGCCGACCCCGCTCTGCCCACCGTGAGCACCGGCAACGCCCCCGCCGGCGTCGGCCCGGGCACCTGGGCGCTGCAGCACCTCGTCGCGCTCACCCCGCCCGCCGCCTGGGAGGAGGCGCTCGGTGAGAGCGCCGAGCAGCTGGCGGCGCTGCCCGTCGACGGCGGTCTCGGCCCGGAACTGCACGGGGCCTGGGTGCAGGCCACGGTCCTGCACCGCGACGCGCGCTGGGCACGGGCGCTGCTCGCCGCCGGTCGCCGCGCCGAGCACGACACGACGCTGCTGTCCGTGCTGCCGGCGGCCGAGCGGGTCACGGCCGTCGCGGGGCTCGTCGCCGCGGCCACGCGCACCGGGACCGGTGACGACGGCACCAGCGGCCGCGTCGGGGCGGCGGTCGCGTCCTGTCCCGCCCCGTGGCCGCAGCCGCTGGCCGACGCGGTCCTCGGCTGGCTCCTCGGCGCCGCCCGGCGCAGCCGCTGGGTGACCCACGACCTGCTGGAGCGGGCCGCGCACGCGCTGCCCGCCACCGCCGCCGGCGCCGACGCCCTCCGCACCGCCATCGACGCCCTGCCCGCCGACACCCCCTGGCGGGCCGCCCTGAGCGACGTCGCCGACACCGTGGCCGAACGCCACCAGATGCTCGAGGAGCTCCGTTGA
- a CDS encoding NAD(P)H-binding protein, producing MSAPTVHHEPGATPTRVLVTGATGDIGKPLVEDLTARGVPFRVLCRRPAQVRAFTERGVDAVLGEFEDPRSLREAMRGCDQLFLNTPVDERQYHQNREAIDAAVDAGVRHVVKVSASDANPRSAIPWARDHALADEHLRRSGLAWTRLQASAFTKNLLVEAAAIRRGWLPQTSGHGATAWVDVADVAAVAARVLTDPAVQGRSGEDGRTYLLTGDRPLSYPEVAGILSTVLGHRVRYVHVPAPAFYGVLRATGVPAWQARGLVHQFVDVVRRGQDDGRLCSRDIPDLLGRPATTVADFAEDHRAELSAA from the coding sequence GTGTCCGCACCCACCGTCCACCACGAACCCGGCGCCACGCCGACGCGGGTCCTGGTCACCGGGGCCACCGGCGACATCGGGAAACCCCTCGTGGAGGACCTCACCGCCCGCGGCGTCCCGTTCCGGGTGCTGTGCCGCCGCCCCGCCCAGGTGCGCGCCTTCACCGAACGCGGCGTCGACGCCGTCCTGGGCGAGTTCGAGGATCCCCGCAGCCTGCGCGAGGCGATGCGCGGGTGCGACCAGCTGTTCCTCAACACCCCCGTCGACGAGCGGCAGTACCACCAGAACCGCGAGGCCATCGACGCCGCCGTCGACGCCGGCGTCCGCCACGTGGTGAAGGTCTCCGCCTCCGACGCCAACCCCCGCTCGGCCATCCCCTGGGCGCGCGACCACGCCCTGGCCGACGAGCACCTGCGCCGCAGCGGCTTGGCGTGGACTCGCCTGCAGGCGAGCGCCTTCACCAAGAACCTGCTGGTGGAGGCGGCGGCCATCCGCCGCGGGTGGCTGCCGCAGACCAGCGGGCACGGAGCCACCGCCTGGGTCGACGTGGCCGACGTCGCCGCCGTCGCCGCCCGCGTGCTCACCGACCCCGCCGTGCAGGGCCGTTCCGGGGAGGACGGCCGCACCTACCTGCTCACCGGGGACCGTCCCCTGTCCTACCCCGAGGTCGCCGGGATCCTCAGCACGGTGCTGGGGCACCGCGTGCGCTACGTCCACGTGCCCGCCCCCGCGTTCTACGGCGTGCTGCGCGCCACCGGCGTCCCCGCCTGGCAGGCCAGGGGCCTGGTCCACCAGTTCGTGGACGTGGTGCGCCGCGGGCAGGACGACGGACGCCTGTGCAGCAGGGACATCCCCGACCTGCTGGGACGACCGGCCACGACCGTCGCCGACTTCGCCGAGGACCACCGCGCTGAGCTCAGCGCCGCCTGA
- a CDS encoding ATP-binding protein translates to MLRPHAEQAFAAELAALAAADDRPRPPAWRLSPWAVTTYLLGGVLPDGTVISPKYVGPRRLVEVAVATLATDRALLLLGSPGTAKTWVSEHLAAAVSGRSTLLVQGTAGTAEEAIRYGWNYARLLAEGPSAAALVPSPVMSAMEQSAIARIEELTRIPSDVQDALITVLSEKTLPVPELGIEVQARQGFNVIATANDRDRGVNELSSALRRRFNTVVLPLPGSEDEEVDIVTRRVAQLGTALELPPVPAATEEIRRVVTIFRELRSGQTTDGRTRLKSPSGTLSPAEAISVVTQGIALAAHFGDGQLRPHDVAAGILGAVVKDPVADRAVWTEYLEAVVRERRDWAPFYRACREVSG, encoded by the coding sequence GTGCTGCGACCGCACGCCGAGCAGGCCTTCGCCGCCGAGCTGGCCGCGCTGGCCGCCGCCGACGACCGGCCCCGTCCGCCGGCGTGGCGGCTGTCGCCGTGGGCGGTGACCACGTACCTGCTCGGGGGCGTCCTGCCCGACGGCACGGTCATCAGCCCCAAGTACGTCGGTCCCCGCCGCCTCGTCGAGGTGGCGGTCGCGACCCTGGCCACCGACCGGGCCCTGCTGCTGCTGGGGTCCCCCGGCACCGCCAAGACGTGGGTGTCGGAGCACCTCGCCGCGGCCGTCAGCGGCCGCTCCACGCTGCTGGTGCAGGGCACCGCGGGCACCGCGGAGGAGGCGATCCGCTACGGCTGGAACTACGCCCGACTGCTCGCCGAGGGACCCAGCGCCGCCGCGCTGGTGCCCTCGCCGGTGATGAGCGCCATGGAGCAGTCCGCCATCGCCCGCATCGAGGAGCTGACCCGCATCCCCTCCGACGTGCAGGACGCCCTGATCACCGTGCTGTCGGAGAAGACGCTGCCCGTCCCCGAGCTGGGGATCGAAGTGCAGGCGCGGCAGGGCTTCAACGTCATCGCCACCGCCAACGACCGCGACCGCGGCGTCAACGAGCTGTCCTCCGCGCTGCGCCGCCGCTTCAACACCGTCGTGCTCCCGCTGCCGGGGAGCGAGGACGAGGAGGTCGACATCGTCACCCGCCGGGTCGCGCAGCTCGGCACCGCGCTGGAACTGCCTCCCGTGCCGGCGGCGACGGAGGAGATCCGTCGCGTCGTCACCATCTTCCGCGAACTGCGCTCGGGGCAGACCACCGACGGGCGCACCCGCCTGAAGAGCCCCTCGGGCACCCTCTCCCCCGCCGAGGCGATCTCCGTGGTGACCCAGGGGATCGCCCTGGCGGCGCACTTCGGCGACGGGCAGCTGCGCCCCCACGACGTCGCCGCCGGCATCCTCGGCGCCGTGGTCAAGGACCCCGTCGCCGACCGCGCCGTCTGGACCGAGTACCTCGAAGCCGTCGTCCGCGAGCGCCGCGACTGGGCGCCGTTCTACCGCGCGTGCCGCGAGGTGAGCGGATGA
- a CDS encoding MarR family winged helix-turn-helix transcriptional regulator: MDLTGDDIDALVTWSLIRAAHQAQRGLTALFAEHGLSPVQFGVLSHLATGVEFTQAELARAVLVRPQSITGVLDGMVERGLIARGGERHKGRRNPLTLTAAGQDLLAVVWPAVREANRPERLGLSQTEVAALNGVLLRMVNGSRRPATAQEPNSPSGHGTDREV, from the coding sequence GTGGACTTGACCGGAGACGACATCGACGCTCTCGTGACGTGGTCGCTCATCCGCGCCGCGCACCAGGCCCAGCGTGGACTGACGGCGCTGTTCGCCGAGCACGGCCTCTCCCCCGTGCAGTTCGGGGTGCTCTCGCACCTGGCCACCGGGGTCGAGTTCACCCAGGCCGAACTGGCCCGGGCGGTCCTGGTGCGCCCGCAGTCCATCACCGGGGTCCTGGACGGCATGGTGGAACGCGGACTGATCGCCCGGGGAGGGGAACGCCACAAGGGACGGCGCAACCCGCTGACCCTGACCGCCGCCGGTCAGGACCTGCTGGCCGTGGTCTGGCCGGCGGTGCGGGAGGCGAACCGGCCGGAACGACTGGGCCTGAGCCAGACGGAGGTGGCGGCGCTGAACGGCGTGCTGCTGAGGATGGTCAACGGATCCCGCCGACCGGCGACGGCGCAGGAACCGAACTCCCCGTCCGGACACGGCACGGACCGGGAGGTCTGA
- a CDS encoding VWA domain-containing protein has protein sequence MVDDAGRARRWRLLLGDAADGCAPRLAGADAAVDAALAALYDVPDASAGTRGRRSAGLGGSAPRVARWLGDIRTYFPSSVVQVMQRDAVERLDLTRLLLEPELLGAVQPDVNLVGTLLSLSRVLPERTKETARQVVAEVVRQIEARVADRTTSAVTGALDRAARTHRPRLPDVDWNATIRANLTHYLPEHRTVVPERLVGHGRRQQVVAKEVVLEIDQSGSMAESVVYASVFGAVLAKMRTLKTTLIAFDTEVVDLTDSLTDPVDVLFGVQLGGGTDINRAIAYGQERITRPADTLFFLISDLFEGGVRDEMVKRMAAMKSAGVQVIVLLALSDSGAPAFDRENAAALAALGIPAFACTPDAFPDLLALAMTGGDVGAWAQREIAAAGEPHR, from the coding sequence CTGGTCGACGACGCCGGCCGCGCCCGTCGCTGGCGGCTGCTGCTCGGCGACGCCGCGGACGGGTGCGCCCCGCGCCTGGCCGGGGCGGACGCCGCGGTGGACGCCGCGCTGGCCGCGCTCTACGACGTCCCCGACGCGTCGGCGGGGACGCGGGGGCGGCGCTCCGCCGGCCTGGGCGGTTCCGCCCCGCGGGTGGCGCGGTGGCTGGGCGACATCCGCACCTACTTCCCCTCCAGCGTCGTGCAGGTCATGCAGCGCGACGCCGTGGAACGGCTGGACCTGACGCGGCTGCTGCTGGAGCCCGAACTGCTCGGCGCCGTCCAGCCGGACGTGAACCTCGTCGGCACCCTGCTCAGCCTGAGCCGCGTCCTGCCCGAACGCACGAAGGAGACCGCGCGCCAGGTCGTCGCCGAGGTCGTGCGCCAGATCGAGGCCCGCGTCGCCGACCGCACCACCTCCGCGGTGACCGGGGCCCTCGACCGCGCCGCCCGCACCCACCGGCCCCGCCTCCCCGACGTGGACTGGAACGCCACGATCCGCGCCAACCTCACCCACTACCTGCCCGAGCACCGCACCGTGGTGCCCGAGCGGCTCGTCGGGCACGGCCGCCGCCAGCAGGTCGTGGCCAAGGAGGTCGTCCTGGAGATCGACCAGTCCGGGTCGATGGCCGAGTCCGTCGTCTACGCCAGCGTGTTCGGGGCGGTGCTGGCGAAGATGCGCACCCTGAAGACCACCCTCATCGCCTTCGACACCGAAGTGGTCGACCTCACCGATTCCCTCACCGACCCCGTCGACGTCCTCTTCGGTGTCCAGCTGGGCGGGGGGACCGACATCAACCGGGCCATCGCCTACGGGCAGGAACGCATCACCCGCCCCGCGGACACGTTGTTCTTCCTCATCAGCGACCTCTTCGAGGGCGGGGTCCGTGACGAGATGGTCAAGCGGATGGCGGCGATGAAGAGCGCTGGGGTCCAGGTGATCGTCCTGCTGGCCCTCTCCGACAGCGGTGCCCCCGCCTTCGACCGCGAGAACGCCGCCGCGCTGGCCGCACTGGGCATCCCCGCCTTCGCCTGCACCCCCGACGCGTTCCCCGACCTGCTGGCGCTGGCCATGACGGGCGGCGACGTCGGCGCGTGGGCGCAACGCGAGATCGCCGCGGCCGGCGAACCCCACCGGTAG
- a CDS encoding pyridoxamine 5'-phosphate oxidase family protein, with protein sequence MGKLFEAIDEKLQRWIEDQPMWFTATAPLSAEGRVNVSPRGGDSFSVLGPHRVGWVDFTGSGVETIAHLRENGRICVMFTSFDHRPRIVRLHGTGQVHLPGTAAFEEVVALHPSNPSTRAVITVDVHRVSDSCGWGVPVMDVRTDERDLIRRNAEKKGPDGMEAYRVRKNTRSVDGLPGL encoded by the coding sequence ATGGGCAAGCTGTTCGAGGCGATCGACGAGAAGTTGCAGCGCTGGATCGAGGACCAGCCGATGTGGTTCACCGCCACCGCCCCGCTGTCGGCCGAGGGGCGGGTCAACGTCTCCCCCCGCGGCGGTGACTCCTTCTCCGTCCTGGGCCCGCACCGCGTGGGCTGGGTGGACTTCACCGGCAGCGGCGTCGAGACGATCGCCCACCTGCGGGAGAACGGGCGCATCTGCGTCATGTTCACCTCCTTCGACCACCGCCCCCGCATCGTCCGCCTGCACGGGACCGGCCAGGTGCACCTGCCCGGGACCGCGGCCTTCGAGGAGGTCGTCGCGCTGCACCCGTCCAACCCCAGCACCCGGGCGGTGATCACCGTCGACGTGCACCGCGTCAGCGACTCCTGCGGGTGGGGCGTACCCGTCATGGACGTCCGCACCGACGAGCGCGACCTGATCCGGCGCAACGCCGAGAAGAAGGGCCCGGACGGCATGGAGGCCTACCGGGTGCGGAAGAACACCCGCAGCGTCGACGGCCTGCCCGGCCTCTGA
- a CDS encoding DUF5682 family protein, with the protein MSTGTPGAAGASTGGAGAGPATAAVVEVLGVRHHGPGSARAVRAALERLQPDVVLVEGPADADPVAALVADPGLVPPVALLAHVTDAPGTAAFWPFAVFSPEWQAVVWAHERGARVRFCDLPSSTSLALRDTGTEDPEDTEAPGGSQQDLGQAAGTEQAGERGEPDAAAPAPSADLLGVRRDPLAALAAAGGYDDPERWWEDVVESRLDTPTPFAVLTEAMAELRAAAPALPAAQQLTEDRREAHMRQVLREVLKGGARRVAVVCGAWHAPALTGTLPSAASDARLLRGAPKRRTSVTWVPWTHSRLAHASGYGAGITSPGWYHHLFTARDEPVPRWLTRVAGVLRAEDLPVSSAHVIEAVRLADTLAVLRGRPLAGLAEVTEATRAVMTGGDDALLALVTDRLVVGEAMGSVPEGAPTVPLAADLRASAKRLRLAQESAERGLELDLRKDTDAARSRLLHRLRLLGVDWGVPTRSQVRSTGTFREAWRLVWAPELAVSVVEASLWGTTVAAAASAKAVSDAAGAPLPALTALVERCLLADLPEALPVVVDAVGERAALDLDVAHLMAALPALVRAARYSDVRGTSASALTAVASGLLVRTCAALPAAVTSLDDAGATALRAALDDVHAAVLLWEDPDASERWSAALAGVSARTDVHGLLTGRTTRLLRDTARLSPAGAARRLRRALSVGTPAPAQAAWVEGFLGRDGLLLVHDADLLALLDGWVCSLPEREFTEVLPLLRRTFGAYDRGERRSIGDAVTRRPTTTTAAAAVVDDALALPALRTAALLLGGPA; encoded by the coding sequence ATGAGCACGGGCACGCCCGGTGCCGCCGGTGCGTCCACCGGCGGCGCGGGCGCGGGTCCCGCGACGGCTGCCGTCGTGGAGGTCCTCGGGGTGCGCCACCACGGTCCCGGGTCCGCGCGTGCGGTCCGGGCCGCGCTGGAACGGCTGCAGCCCGACGTCGTCCTCGTCGAGGGCCCCGCCGACGCCGACCCGGTGGCCGCGCTCGTCGCCGACCCGGGCCTCGTACCGCCCGTCGCGCTGCTCGCCCACGTCACCGACGCGCCCGGCACCGCGGCGTTCTGGCCGTTCGCGGTGTTCTCGCCGGAGTGGCAGGCGGTGGTGTGGGCGCACGAGCGTGGCGCGCGGGTCCGCTTCTGCGACCTGCCCTCCAGCACCAGCCTCGCCCTGCGCGACACCGGCACCGAGGACCCCGAGGACACCGAGGCTCCAGGAGGGTCGCAGCAGGACCTCGGGCAGGCCGCTGGGACCGAGCAGGCCGGGGAGCGCGGCGAACCCGACGCGGCGGCCCCGGCCCCTTCGGCGGACCTGCTGGGCGTGCGCCGCGACCCGCTGGCCGCCCTGGCCGCCGCGGGCGGCTACGACGACCCGGAACGCTGGTGGGAGGACGTCGTGGAGTCCCGGCTGGACACCCCGACCCCCTTCGCCGTCCTCACCGAGGCGATGGCCGAACTGCGCGCCGCGGCACCCGCGCTGCCGGCGGCGCAGCAGCTCACCGAGGACCGCCGCGAGGCGCACATGCGTCAGGTGCTGCGCGAGGTCCTCAAGGGCGGGGCCCGGCGGGTCGCCGTCGTCTGCGGTGCCTGGCACGCGCCCGCCCTGACCGGGACGTTGCCCTCCGCCGCCTCCGACGCCCGCCTGCTGCGCGGGGCCCCGAAGCGGCGCACCAGCGTGACCTGGGTGCCGTGGACGCACTCCCGGCTCGCGCACGCCTCCGGTTACGGCGCCGGCATCACCTCCCCCGGCTGGTACCACCACCTGTTCACCGCCCGCGACGAGCCCGTCCCCCGCTGGCTGACCAGGGTCGCCGGGGTCCTGCGCGCGGAGGACCTGCCCGTCTCCAGCGCCCACGTCATCGAGGCCGTGCGGCTGGCCGACACCCTCGCCGTCCTGCGCGGACGGCCCCTGGCCGGGCTGGCCGAGGTCACCGAAGCCACCCGCGCGGTCATGACCGGAGGGGACGACGCCCTGCTCGCGCTCGTCACCGACCGCCTCGTGGTCGGCGAGGCCATGGGCTCCGTCCCCGAGGGGGCCCCCACGGTCCCGCTGGCCGCGGACCTGCGCGCGAGCGCCAAGCGGCTGCGGCTGGCGCAGGAGTCCGCCGAGCGGGGACTGGAACTGGACCTGCGCAAGGACACCGACGCCGCTCGCAGCCGCCTGCTGCACCGGCTGCGGCTGCTGGGCGTGGACTGGGGCGTGCCCACCCGCTCGCAGGTCCGCAGCACCGGGACCTTCCGCGAGGCGTGGCGGCTGGTGTGGGCGCCCGAGCTCGCCGTGTCGGTCGTGGAGGCCTCCCTGTGGGGCACCACGGTGGCGGCCGCGGCGAGCGCGAAGGCGGTCTCCGACGCCGCGGGGGCCCCGCTGCCCGCGCTCACCGCGCTCGTCGAGCGGTGCCTGCTGGCCGACCTGCCCGAGGCCCTGCCGGTGGTGGTCGACGCGGTGGGTGAGCGCGCCGCGCTCGACCTCGACGTCGCCCACCTCATGGCGGCGCTGCCCGCGCTGGTGCGCGCCGCCCGCTACAGCGACGTCCGCGGCACCAGCGCGAGCGCGCTGACCGCCGTCGCGAGCGGCCTGCTCGTGCGCACCTGCGCGGCGCTCCCGGCGGCGGTCACCAGCCTCGACGACGCCGGAGCCACCGCGCTGCGCGCAGCGCTGGACGACGTGCACGCCGCGGTCCTCCTGTGGGAGGACCCCGACGCGAGCGAGCGGTGGTCGGCCGCGCTGGCCGGGGTCTCCGCGCGCACCGACGTCCACGGTCTGCTCACCGGCCGCACCACCCGCCTGCTGCGCGACACCGCGCGGTTGAGCCCGGCCGGAGCCGCCCGCCGACTCCGCCGCGCTCTCTCGGTCGGCACCCCCGCCCCCGCCCAGGCGGCCTGGGTCGAGGGGTTCCTCGGCCGCGACGGGCTGCTGCTGGTCCACGACGCGGACCTGCTCGCGCTGCTCGACGGCTGGGTGTGCTCCCTGCCGGAGCGGGAGTTCACCGAGGTCCTGCCGCTGCTGCGCCGCACCTTCGGCGCCTACGACCGCGGCGAGCGCCGCAGCATCGGCGACGCCGTCACCCGCCGCCCCACCACCACGACCGCCGCGGCCGCGGTGGTCGACGACGCCCTCGCCCTGCCCGCGCTGCGCACCGCGGCGCTCCTGCTCGGAGGACCCGCGTGA
- a CDS encoding VOC family protein, which yields MSAPSRFKDLCLDARDHQAVADWWCRAMGYRRHVGAGGPRPVSDPVPIVDPSGAGPLLWVVPVPEEKVVKNRMHLDVVGDVDALLALGAVLVQRRGEDRDWDVLADPEGNEFCVFAP from the coding sequence GTGAGCGCTCCCTCCCGGTTCAAGGACCTCTGCCTCGACGCCCGCGACCACCAGGCGGTGGCGGACTGGTGGTGCCGGGCGATGGGTTACCGCCGGCACGTCGGGGCGGGTGGCCCCCGCCCGGTGTCCGACCCGGTACCGATCGTCGACCCCAGCGGCGCGGGGCCGCTGCTGTGGGTGGTGCCCGTCCCGGAGGAGAAGGTGGTCAAGAACCGCATGCACCTCGACGTCGTGGGCGACGTCGACGCGCTGCTCGCGCTGGGAGCGGTCCTGGTGCAGCGCCGCGGTGAGGACCGGGACTGGGACGTGCTGGCCGACCCGGAGGGCAACGAGTTCTGCGTCTTCGCGCCCTGA
- a CDS encoding winged helix-turn-helix domain-containing protein, with product MTEKAVRLTDPAALRALAHPTRIALLGELRGTGPSTVGRLSVALDEAAGSISYHLRRLAAVGLVAEAPELAVNRRERWWRAEHQLTTVLPAEDRTDPERAAAGTALRREIARGLAALQEAYLDAEANLPPEWIAAATQGDRLLHLTVAELSELSAELDELADRWQDRSDRGRPGTEQVALLTAAFRRPGRSTPSAPAAGPR from the coding sequence GTGACCGAGAAGGCCGTGCGCCTCACCGACCCCGCCGCCCTGCGGGCCCTGGCCCACCCGACCCGCATCGCCCTGCTGGGCGAGCTGCGCGGCACTGGCCCCTCCACCGTGGGCCGCCTCTCGGTGGCCCTCGACGAGGCGGCGGGCTCGATCAGCTACCACCTGCGACGCCTCGCGGCCGTCGGCCTCGTCGCCGAAGCACCGGAACTGGCCGTGAACCGCCGCGAACGCTGGTGGCGCGCCGAGCACCAGCTGACCACCGTCCTGCCCGCCGAGGACCGCACCGACCCCGAACGCGCCGCCGCGGGCACGGCCCTGCGCCGCGAGATCGCCCGCGGTCTCGCGGCCCTGCAGGAGGCCTACCTCGACGCCGAGGCGAACCTGCCCCCGGAGTGGATTGCCGCCGCCACCCAGGGAGACCGCCTGCTGCACCTGACGGTGGCTGAGCTGAGCGAGCTGAGCGCGGAACTGGACGAGCTGGCCGACCGCTGGCAGGACCGCTCGGACCGAGGACGGCCCGGCACCGAGCAGGTCGCGCTCCTGACCGCCGCCTTCCGCCGCCCCGGCCGCAGCACCCCTTCAGCTCCCGCGGCCGGTCCCCGGTGA
- a CDS encoding MFS transporter encodes MNPRTRLWSVLVAHTTSTAGNAATAIALPLFVLDTTGSTTLTGVVGAAAVAPVVVGGVFGGVLVDRFGYRRTSVVSDAVGAVTIATVPLLHVTTGLPFWALLALVVATGLLDTPGQAARHALLPELAAEAGVPLERATGWMDAAERAARLVGAPAAGALVSLLGAPLVLAMDALTFVLAAVLIAAAVPAAWPATGPADGTAGGEVAAQVGTAPLGGARGYLRELRVGLTFVRGDRLLLAVIAMVAVTNAFDAAYSSVVLPVYATERLDGGVDLGLLVGAFGAGAVAGAFAFGAVGGRWSRRRIFTVAFLLAGGPRFALLALDPGLPVLLAGVVLSGVAAGALNPILSAVELERVPPGARARVAGVVGAGAWAAMPVGILGAGLWLESGSLTTLLLVLALSYLLITLTPALFPVWRELDRRPQAPPTRP; translated from the coding sequence GTGAACCCCCGCACCCGCCTGTGGAGCGTCCTGGTCGCGCACACCACCAGCACCGCCGGCAACGCCGCCACCGCCATCGCCCTGCCGCTGTTCGTGCTGGACACCACCGGTTCCACCACCCTGACCGGGGTCGTCGGCGCCGCAGCCGTCGCCCCCGTCGTCGTCGGCGGCGTCTTCGGCGGCGTCCTGGTCGACCGCTTCGGCTACCGGCGGACCAGCGTCGTCTCCGACGCCGTCGGCGCCGTCACCATCGCCACCGTCCCCCTCCTGCACGTCACGACCGGCCTGCCGTTCTGGGCCCTCCTCGCCCTCGTCGTCGCCACCGGTCTGCTCGACACCCCCGGGCAGGCGGCCCGGCACGCGCTGCTGCCGGAACTCGCCGCCGAGGCCGGGGTCCCCCTGGAACGGGCCACCGGCTGGATGGACGCCGCGGAACGCGCCGCCCGCCTCGTCGGGGCGCCCGCCGCCGGCGCCCTGGTCTCCCTGCTCGGCGCCCCCCTCGTCCTGGCCATGGACGCGCTCACGTTCGTGCTGGCCGCCGTCCTGATCGCCGCCGCGGTCCCCGCGGCGTGGCCGGCGACCGGGCCGGCGGACGGAACCGCCGGCGGGGAGGTGGCTGCGCAGGTCGGGACCGCACCCCTGGGCGGGGCGCGCGGGTACCTGCGCGAACTGCGGGTGGGCCTGACCTTCGTCCGCGGCGACCGGTTGCTGCTGGCCGTCATCGCGATGGTGGCCGTCACCAACGCCTTCGACGCGGCCTACTCCAGCGTCGTGCTGCCGGTCTACGCCACCGAGCGGTTGGACGGCGGCGTCGACCTCGGTCTCCTCGTCGGTGCGTTCGGGGCCGGGGCCGTCGCGGGCGCGTTCGCCTTCGGCGCGGTGGGCGGGCGCTGGTCCCGGCGGCGGATCTTCACCGTGGCGTTCCTGCTCGCCGGCGGACCCCGCTTCGCCCTGCTGGCGCTGGACCCGGGGCTGCCCGTGCTGCTGGCCGGGGTCGTGCTCAGCGGTGTCGCGGCCGGGGCCCTGAACCCGATCCTGAGTGCCGTGGAACTCGAACGGGTCCCTCCCGGCGCTCGCGCCCGCGTCGCCGGAGTGGTGGGCGCCGGGGCCTGGGCCGCGATGCCCGTCGGCATCCTGGGCGCGGGACTGTGGCTGGAGAGCGGCTCCCTGACCACCCTGCTCCTCGTCCTGGCGCTCTCCTACCTGCTGATCACCCTCACCCCCGCGCTCTTCCCGGTGTGGCGTGAACTCGACCGGCGTCCGCAGGCGCCTCCCACCCGCCCCTGA